In the genome of Mycobacterium kansasii ATCC 12478, one region contains:
- a CDS encoding ATP-binding protein, producing the protein MTEAVDFRLLFESAPGLFLVLDPDLRIVAVTDAYLQATMTERTRILGHVIFAIFPDNPDDPNAEGVRNLRVSLDRVVRDRVSDAMPVQRYDIRRPDGDFEERFWSPTNSPVLDSAGQLRYVIHRVEDVTEFVRLQASDAAQQQETAALRATTQQMEQEVFARAYEVAETSRKLKEANAELADLYARAKELDDLKSQFFANVSHELRTPLMLILEPARRLLESTEPAEPSRGDLELIVRNARLLQRHVNNLLDAARLEAGAVQPNYAHVDVAEHLRLGAALFESLAVDRDIEFSVNADQPVTAELDPEHLHQILVNLLSNAFKFTRPSGTVRCSVSTDPDHRVIIEVADSGPGIPHEQRAAVFERFHQVEGGPTRAVGGTGLGLSIVRDLVGLHRGSVTISEAREGGALVIVDLPRLAPAGLPVQPASPRGAERSSRDSAGAIAEITAISTTSAQGEPDIADSKPVIVVIEDNVDLNAFVCQALSPHYRVKAAFDGRTGLELTRAHHPDLIVCDIMMPQLSGDELLHQVRADPVLANTPVLILTARSDDQSRLALLQAGANDYLSKPFQLGELRARVDNLVNLRLAEAHARTLRVAAERERIALELHRSVTQRLFLISLQLSAVLPLARMPAVAERIGESVSELDAVINDVRNTINQLDIPTGDETNFRLRMSDLLGEVAEALDARFQVFFTGPLDTIDRTITSALYDAVQQLVTAILRHANADEIILQATYETDLVVTVIEKSRTAPSATAATDPTALLPQQLAARGARLDMTTPDTGETVWTWTVPMAVARRGDD; encoded by the coding sequence CTGGACCCTGACTTGAGGATCGTTGCCGTCACCGATGCTTACCTGCAGGCGACGATGACCGAGCGAACGCGGATTCTGGGGCACGTCATCTTCGCGATTTTCCCGGACAACCCCGACGACCCCAATGCCGAAGGAGTCCGCAACCTGCGGGTGTCGCTGGATCGCGTGGTGCGCGATCGCGTCTCCGACGCGATGCCGGTGCAGCGTTACGACATTCGGCGCCCGGACGGGGACTTCGAGGAACGCTTCTGGAGCCCTACCAACTCACCGGTGCTGGATTCGGCCGGCCAGTTGCGCTATGTCATTCACCGCGTGGAGGACGTCACCGAGTTCGTCCGCCTGCAAGCATCCGACGCGGCGCAGCAGCAGGAGACGGCCGCGCTGCGCGCCACCACCCAGCAGATGGAGCAGGAAGTCTTCGCCCGCGCCTACGAAGTGGCGGAGACAAGCCGAAAACTCAAGGAAGCCAACGCCGAACTGGCCGACCTGTACGCGCGGGCCAAGGAACTCGATGACCTGAAAAGCCAGTTCTTCGCCAACGTCAGCCACGAGCTGCGCACTCCGCTGATGCTGATCCTGGAGCCCGCCCGCAGGCTGCTGGAATCGACCGAACCGGCGGAGCCGTCACGTGGCGATCTCGAGCTGATCGTCCGCAATGCCCGGTTGCTGCAACGGCACGTCAACAACCTGCTGGACGCCGCTCGGTTGGAAGCCGGTGCCGTCCAACCCAATTACGCGCACGTGGACGTCGCCGAGCACCTGCGACTGGGTGCCGCCCTGTTCGAATCGCTTGCCGTAGACCGTGACATCGAATTCAGCGTCAATGCAGACCAGCCTGTTACGGCGGAACTCGACCCCGAGCACCTGCACCAGATACTGGTTAACTTGTTGTCCAATGCTTTTAAATTCACCCGGCCTAGTGGCACCGTGCGTTGTTCGGTCTCGACGGATCCCGACCATCGAGTCATTATCGAGGTCGCCGACAGCGGCCCGGGAATTCCACACGAGCAGCGGGCGGCGGTCTTCGAAAGGTTCCACCAGGTCGAGGGCGGTCCCACCCGGGCGGTCGGTGGCACCGGGTTAGGACTGAGCATTGTCCGCGACCTGGTGGGATTGCACCGGGGCAGTGTCACCATCAGCGAAGCCCGCGAGGGTGGAGCGCTGGTAATCGTCGATCTTCCGCGGCTCGCGCCCGCGGGTCTGCCGGTGCAGCCGGCCAGTCCCCGCGGCGCCGAGCGCTCCAGCCGGGATTCCGCCGGCGCAATCGCCGAAATCACCGCGATCTCGACCACATCAGCCCAGGGTGAGCCCGACATCGCAGACTCCAAACCTGTCATCGTGGTCATCGAAGACAATGTCGACCTCAATGCCTTTGTGTGCCAAGCACTATCGCCGCACTACCGAGTCAAGGCAGCGTTCGACGGGCGGACCGGACTGGAGCTGACACGCGCGCACCACCCGGACCTGATCGTGTGCGACATCATGATGCCGCAGCTCAGCGGCGACGAACTGCTGCATCAGGTGCGCGCCGACCCGGTCTTGGCCAACACACCGGTGCTGATCCTCACTGCCCGCTCCGACGACCAATCCAGGCTGGCATTGCTACAAGCCGGCGCGAACGACTATCTGTCCAAGCCATTCCAGCTGGGTGAGCTGCGAGCGCGGGTGGACAACCTGGTGAATCTGCGCCTCGCCGAAGCACACGCACGGACCTTACGAGTGGCGGCCGAGCGCGAACGCATCGCGCTGGAACTGCATCGCTCGGTGACTCAACGGTTGTTTCTCATCAGTCTGCAACTCAGCGCAGTCTTGCCGCTGGCCCGAATGCCGGCCGTCGCCGAACGCATCGGCGAGTCGGTTAGCGAACTCGACGCCGTCATCAACGACGTCCGCAACACCATCAACCAACTCGACATACCGACCGGCGACGAGACCAACTTTCGGCTGCGCATGTCGGATCTGCTCGGCGAAGTGGCCGAAGCTCTGGACGCCAGATTCCAGGTTTTCTTCACCGGCCCGCTGGACACCATCGACAGAACCATCACGAGCGCGCTCTACGACGCGGTCCAGCAGCTGGTCACGGCGATTCTGCGGCATGCAAACGCCGACGAGATCATCTTGCAGGCCACCTATGAGACCGACCTGGTGGTCACCGTGATCGAAAAATCCAGAACAGCCCCAAGTGCGACGGCGGCCACCGACCCGACGGCGCTGCTTCCCCAGCAGCTTGCCGCGCGCGGTGCCCGGCTGGACATGACCACGCCGGACACCGGCGAGACGGTGTGGACCTGGACGGTGCCCATGGCCGTCGCCCGGCGCGGGGACGACTGA
- a CDS encoding PE family protein, translated as MSYVFAEPQMLAAAAGDLAAIGSTISVANAAAAAPITGVPAAGGDEVSAGIAAMFGMHAQAYQAISAQVATFHDQFVQILRTSAGSYAGTEATNAATVDVGPGAGHSGGAGGSGNAAAAGGSGSVSQAGGAGSVSQAGGKGADSGSIGSGGIGQHGGPGGAGAPDQPGIGSGGGAGGHGNAGVAGGPQGGNGGDGGPGNGNPMNHGSVNAAGPAGVNPNQHLAQPAASPGIGNGGGPGAAGANGQHGGTGGVAAGVLEQPGSGGGGHSGGAVGAEHGGGAAGGVANPGGGGDGVASAGGAGSAGGAVGTGVPTSGGAGQPGEARYNGGTTGPAGHGGWLLGYGGPAVTGWSLGSTGIGDSGAVGGMTAPAAPAATGAASGAATRVAEPALPAAAKTQPLHSGNPLHPATTTQPGTPARPDGPAHRVHQRDKPLLLVPLNLRGLRRKLKSRLEIHDEGALRKDSRDEEVNRPWGREELLHALGLRPPEHEQLIASSRCQTP; from the coding sequence ATGTCATATGTGTTTGCGGAGCCCCAGATGCTCGCCGCCGCGGCCGGGGATCTTGCGGCGATCGGTTCGACTATCAGCGTCGCCAACGCGGCCGCAGCGGCGCCTATCACCGGCGTGCCGGCCGCGGGCGGCGATGAGGTCTCAGCGGGCATCGCGGCGATGTTTGGCATGCACGCGCAGGCTTATCAGGCCATTAGTGCGCAAGTGGCAACGTTTCACGACCAGTTTGTGCAGATCCTCCGCACCAGTGCGGGATCGTATGCCGGTACCGAGGCCACCAACGCCGCCACCGTAGACGTGGGGCCGGGCGCCGGGCACAGTGGCGGTGCCGGCGGGTCCGGAAATGCGGCTGCTGCCGGCGGGTCCGGCAGTGTCAGCCAGGCCGGTGGGGCCGGCAGTGTCAGCCAGGCCGGCGGAAAAGGTGCGGACTCCGGGTCAATCGGCAGCGGTGGGATCGGACAGCACGGCGGCCCGGGCGGTGCGGGTGCGCCTGATCAGCCCGGTATCGGCAGCGGCGGCGGGGCCGGCGGGCACGGCAACGCCGGTGTGGCCGGCGGCCCGCAAGGCGGCAACGGCGGGGATGGCGGGCCCGGCAACGGCAACCCGATGAACCACGGTTCGGTCAATGCGGCGGGGCCGGCCGGTGTCAACCCCAACCAGCACCTGGCTCAGCCCGCCGCCAGCCCCGGTATCGGCAACGGCGGCGGCCCGGGCGCGGCCGGCGCCAACGGACAACACGGTGGCACGGGTGGCGTTGCCGCCGGTGTGCTTGAACAGCCCGGCAGCGGCGGTGGTGGTCACAGCGGCGGCGCTGTCGGCGCGGAACACGGCGGCGGTGCGGCCGGCGGGGTCGCAAACCCTGGTGGCGGTGGTGACGGCGTCGCCAGCGCCGGTGGGGCCGGCAGTGCCGGGGGTGCCGTCGGCACCGGCGTCCCGACGTCCGGGGGCGCCGGTCAGCCGGGCGAGGCCCGTTACAACGGCGGCACCACGGGTCCCGCCGGTCATGGCGGCTGGCTGTTGGGCTACGGCGGCCCCGCCGTGACCGGCTGGAGCCTAGGGAGCACCGGTATCGGCGATTCCGGCGCCGTGGGCGGCATGACGGCACCGGCGGCACCCGCGGCGACTGGAGCAGCCAGTGGAGCAGCCACCAGGGTTGCGGAACCGGCCTTACCCGCGGCGGCCAAGACGCAACCGCTGCACTCGGGCAACCCACTGCATCCCGCCACCACGACCCAGCCGGGCACTCCGGCACGCCCGGACGGCCCGGCGCACCGGGTTCACCAGCGCGACAAACCGTTGCTGCTCGTTCCCCTGAATCTTCGAGGTTTGCGCCGAAAACTGAAGTCGCGGTTGGAAATTCACGATGAAGGCGCCCTGCGGAAGGACTCCCGCGACGAAGAGGTCAACCGGCCGTGGGGGCGCGAAGAACTGCTGCACGCTCTTGGCCTGAGACCACCCGAACACGAACAACTGATCGCGTCGTCGCGGTGCCAAACCCCATAA
- a CDS encoding DoxX family protein, with amino-acid sequence MNGFLWTLQVVLTAIFTASGLLKISLSKDRLIALGQTGVTPFPMPVVRFAALCELLGAVGILVPRLLGVAESLTPVAAGGFAIVMVGAIGSHAYLREPRNVSLTALILVAAVTVAVGRALPR; translated from the coding sequence ATGAATGGGTTTCTGTGGACTTTGCAAGTCGTGCTAACCGCGATTTTCACCGCGTCAGGGCTGTTGAAGATCAGCCTCTCCAAGGATCGGCTCATCGCACTTGGGCAAACCGGTGTCACACCGTTCCCGATGCCGGTGGTCCGCTTTGCAGCGCTGTGTGAGTTGCTCGGCGCGGTCGGTATCCTCGTGCCCCGACTGCTGGGCGTTGCGGAATCTCTCACCCCGGTCGCCGCAGGGGGCTTCGCGATCGTCATGGTGGGCGCGATCGGTTCCCACGCCTACCTTCGGGAACCGCGCAACGTCTCGTTGACCGCACTGATTCTCGTCGCCGCCGTCACGGTCGCCGTGGGCCGGGCACTGCCCCGGTAA
- a CDS encoding nuclear transport factor 2 family protein produces MHAFRAAVESGDISTIGDLFTDDAILHSPIAYRPYQGRRSVATVITAVANVFDGLRYRAEMCADRTGDHALVFTAKVDDLEIEGCDFIHTRPDGLIDEITVMLRPLRAVSLFAEKMRAELARA; encoded by the coding sequence ATGCACGCATTCCGCGCCGCCGTCGAGTCAGGAGACATCTCCACCATCGGTGACCTGTTCACCGACGACGCCATACTGCACAGTCCCATCGCGTATCGGCCCTACCAGGGCCGCCGTAGTGTCGCGACAGTTATCACCGCCGTCGCAAACGTCTTCGACGGTTTGCGCTACCGGGCAGAGATGTGCGCCGATCGCACCGGCGATCACGCCTTGGTCTTCACCGCCAAGGTGGATGACCTCGAGATCGAGGGTTGCGATTTCATCCATACCAGGCCCGACGGCTTGATCGACGAGATCACCGTCATGCTGCGGCCGTTACGGGCAGTCAGCTTGTTCGCCGAGAAAATGCGCGCGGAGTTAGCGCGCGCGTGA
- a CDS encoding class I SAM-dependent methyltransferase, whose protein sequence is MTQTPRRGLNGVVTRMWSLLAPAYDLPVLQQWVYRPPHDEVIAQLRGHGSRKIADIACGTGILSDRIQRELNPDEIYGVDMSDGMLNQARARSNRVQWMRGPAEQLPFDDGALDAVVTTSAFHFFDQPTALREFHRVLAPGGLVAVAALSARQPLLQVPSAGRWKPQHNASPAEMRALFEGAGFVVSDQHRVRRPVWTQIVSDLITVGTKSPTATT, encoded by the coding sequence ATGACGCAAACGCCTCGCCGCGGGCTCAACGGCGTCGTCACCCGGATGTGGAGCCTGCTGGCCCCGGCCTACGACCTGCCGGTGTTGCAGCAGTGGGTGTACCGTCCGCCGCACGACGAGGTGATTGCGCAACTACGCGGCCACGGATCCCGCAAGATCGCTGATATCGCCTGCGGCACAGGAATTCTCAGCGACCGGATCCAGCGCGAACTGAATCCCGACGAGATCTACGGCGTCGACATGTCCGACGGCATGCTCAACCAGGCCCGCGCCAGATCCAACCGAGTGCAGTGGATGCGTGGTCCGGCCGAGCAATTGCCCTTCGACGACGGCGCACTCGACGCCGTGGTGACGACCTCCGCGTTTCACTTCTTCGATCAGCCGACGGCGTTGCGGGAATTCCATCGGGTGCTGGCGCCCGGCGGGCTGGTGGCCGTGGCGGCCCTGAGCGCACGGCAACCGCTGCTGCAGGTACCCTCGGCCGGCAGGTGGAAGCCGCAGCATAATGCCTCGCCGGCCGAGATGCGGGCACTGTTCGAGGGCGCCGGGTTCGTCGTGAGCGATCAGCACCGGGTCCGGCGGCCGGTCTGGACGCAGATCGTGTCAGACCTGATCACCGTCGGCACCAAGAGCCCAACCGCGACCACATAA
- a CDS encoding SAM-dependent methyltransferase, whose product MPRTDNDTWDLATSVGATATMVAAARAIATKARRNVIEDRFAEPLVRAVGVDFFTRWATGDLVAADVDDDESAWKLEHMPDAMAARTRFFDSFFHDATQAGIRQAVILASGLDARAYRLAWPADMTVFEIDQPQVIGFKTATLARLGAAPTADLRTVAVDLRHDWPKALLHAGFDRSRPTAWIAEGLFGYLPPAAQDRLLDDITALSADGSRLGCEAVPDMSQLDVDKAREMMRRATAKWREHGFDLEFADLGYEGERNDVGGYLDQLGWRSAATRMSRLLADNGLAAIPQTNDSVSMADTIYYSSVLSV is encoded by the coding sequence ATGCCACGCACAGACAACGACACCTGGGACTTGGCAACCAGTGTGGGGGCGACGGCCACGATGGTGGCGGCAGCCCGGGCGATAGCGACCAAGGCCCGGCGCAACGTGATCGAGGACCGGTTTGCCGAACCGCTGGTCCGTGCCGTCGGCGTGGACTTCTTCACCCGGTGGGCCACCGGCGATCTTGTCGCTGCCGATGTCGACGACGACGAGTCAGCCTGGAAGCTCGAGCACATGCCCGATGCGATGGCCGCACGGACTCGCTTCTTCGACTCGTTCTTCCACGACGCGACGCAGGCCGGGATCCGTCAGGCCGTGATCCTGGCATCGGGTCTGGACGCGCGCGCCTACCGGTTGGCATGGCCGGCCGATATGACGGTGTTCGAGATCGACCAGCCGCAGGTGATCGGGTTCAAGACCGCCACCCTGGCCCGGCTGGGAGCCGCACCGACGGCGGATTTGCGCACGGTGGCCGTCGATCTGCGCCACGATTGGCCGAAAGCCTTGCTGCACGCGGGTTTTGACAGGAGTCGGCCGACCGCGTGGATCGCTGAGGGGCTCTTCGGTTATCTGCCGCCGGCTGCTCAGGATCGCTTGCTGGACGACATCACTGCGCTCAGCGCCGACGGCAGCCGGCTGGGCTGCGAGGCGGTCCCGGACATGTCGCAGCTGGACGTCGACAAAGCCCGGGAGATGATGCGCCGGGCCACCGCCAAGTGGCGGGAACACGGTTTCGACCTCGAGTTCGCCGATCTGGGCTACGAGGGCGAGCGCAACGACGTCGGCGGCTATCTGGACCAGCTGGGCTGGCGCTCCGCCGCTACCCGAATGAGTCGGCTGTTGGCCGACAACGGTCTTGCGGCGATCCCCCAAACCAACGACTCGGTGTCGATGGCCGACACCATCTACTACAGCTCCGTGCTGAGCGTATGA
- a CDS encoding DUF4190 domain-containing protein, protein MTFQPPPYPPPAQPPGPGRYPQQPGYPGGYPQQPGQYGQAYAPPPPPRGTNGFAIASLIFGVLGGVLLSVIFGIIALKQIKTRGQGGRGMAIAGLVLSALWTLLIGAAIIAAVVSNDGSVRATSLAVGDCIESIPGDNARVATLPKVSCAKPHEGEVYAQLRVTASSFPGQSSLESDYRERCLSAFAGYAPNAADSEDFESYVLYPTQATWNHGDRDVVCIATTKVKRTGSIKG, encoded by the coding sequence ATGACGTTTCAGCCGCCGCCATATCCGCCGCCTGCACAGCCCCCGGGCCCGGGCCGGTACCCACAACAACCCGGCTACCCCGGCGGCTACCCGCAGCAGCCCGGTCAGTACGGCCAGGCCTATGCGCCGCCTCCGCCACCGCGGGGCACCAATGGCTTTGCGATCGCTTCGCTGATCTTCGGGGTCCTCGGCGGTGTCCTGCTGAGCGTCATCTTCGGCATCATCGCGCTCAAACAGATCAAGACTCGCGGTCAGGGCGGGCGCGGCATGGCAATCGCAGGTCTGGTGCTGTCCGCGCTGTGGACGTTACTCATCGGGGCCGCGATCATCGCTGCCGTCGTAAGCAACGACGGTTCGGTGCGCGCAACCAGCCTCGCCGTCGGGGATTGCATCGAGTCGATCCCGGGTGACAATGCGCGGGTCGCCACGCTCCCGAAGGTGTCGTGCGCCAAACCACACGAGGGCGAGGTGTATGCGCAGTTGCGGGTGACTGCAAGTAGTTTCCCGGGGCAGTCCAGCCTGGAGAGCGACTATCGGGAGAGGTGCCTGTCGGCGTTCGCCGGTTATGCGCCCAACGCCGCAGACAGCGAGGACTTCGAAAGTTACGTGCTGTATCCCACTCAGGCGACCTGGAACCATGGTGACCGCGACGTGGTATGCATCGCCACCACCAAGGTGAAACGCACCGGGTCGATCAAAGGCTGA
- a CDS encoding DUF4349 domain-containing protein: MTVRITSMTDAETAADLHAGLGTRHAPRGNLPLDRVDVRVDITGLTSQVELTQDFVNAFDVPLEATYVFPLPDRAAVTRMRMSVDGRVVEAKLLEREAARRAYDDTIASDRRAAIVEEERPDVFTMRVGNILPAERVSVALTLVSPLAYEDGEATFRFPLLVAPRYVPGAPLADSPVGDGYADDTDVVPDASRITPPVLLPGFPYPVLPTIDVGIDPAGLTLSEVRSSLPAVSTDDGRIKVQPGERANRDFVLRLRYGAEGLTDSLVLVPDADGDEGTYQLTVLPPASGAPPRPRDVVLLLDRSHSMAGWKIVAARRVSTRIVDTLSSTDRFAVLTFGDRIDRAGGLADGLVEASDRHRYRAIEHLARVDARGDTELLAPLRQGLSLLRGSQGRDAVLVLITDGQVGNEDQLLRELSDELQHVRVHTVGVDQAVNAGFLDRLANIGGGHCELVESEDRLDEAMHAMQRRIGAPLAHSLALHAEGLNTIADTASPVRLPDLLPGVPLAVTGRYRGSATGTLTLRGTTGDGGDWSVTVAGQRREAPAVTAHWARAHLRDLEDRFAAAAGGLREDLEKRIVDTSLRFNVLSRFTGYVALDSEDNRVVTEGEVQHRVIQPVETPAGWDRWPPRGNAGARGAEPAAKAPSATASAAVARTIKLRNAIAVAIAGVVLVGLGWAWSLTRDGLPVTARDSGVAGKPSATADATAPGTKGGITENTLAAPEAPAPPPDGTYKRDIVTTGSLQMVVAEPVQLADRLVSEVTDAGGRVDSRSERSGTSSRSGSPVVNLVVRIPADKLDAVLADVKKLGAVRSMSINHADVTSQRVDLDARIEALQTSVNRLLELMRRADNTADLLAAESSLTQRQAELDSLRAQRATLGDQISYATINVNISAEPTVTRVGFLGALDRGWHSVLSAAYGIMLTAGFLLPWLPVLAVLVLAVVLVLRRWSFAQASGAASGPTTRS; this comes from the coding sequence ATGACCGTCCGCATCACGTCGATGACCGACGCGGAGACAGCCGCGGACCTCCACGCCGGGCTGGGAACCCGGCACGCCCCGCGGGGCAATCTGCCGCTCGATCGCGTCGACGTTCGGGTGGATATCACCGGTCTCACCAGTCAGGTCGAGTTGACCCAGGACTTCGTCAACGCCTTCGACGTACCGCTGGAAGCCACCTACGTATTCCCGCTGCCGGATCGAGCGGCGGTAACCCGAATGCGGATGAGCGTCGACGGGCGGGTGGTCGAGGCGAAGCTACTGGAGCGGGAAGCTGCCCGCCGGGCCTACGACGACACCATCGCGTCGGATCGTCGCGCGGCCATCGTCGAGGAGGAGCGGCCGGACGTCTTCACCATGCGGGTGGGCAACATCTTGCCGGCCGAACGGGTCAGCGTGGCGCTCACCCTGGTGAGCCCGCTGGCTTACGAGGACGGCGAGGCCACGTTCCGCTTTCCGCTGCTGGTCGCGCCGCGCTACGTTCCCGGCGCCCCCCTGGCGGATAGCCCGGTCGGCGACGGCTACGCCGACGACACCGACGTCGTCCCCGACGCCTCGCGCATTACCCCGCCGGTGCTGCTGCCCGGCTTCCCGTACCCCGTTCTCCCGACCATCGACGTCGGCATTGACCCTGCCGGGCTCACGCTGTCGGAGGTGCGGTCGAGCCTGCCCGCGGTATCGACAGACGACGGCCGGATAAAGGTACAGCCCGGCGAGCGGGCCAATAGGGATTTCGTCCTACGGCTGCGCTACGGCGCCGAAGGCCTCACCGATTCGCTCGTGCTGGTACCCGATGCCGACGGTGACGAGGGCACCTATCAACTCACCGTGCTGCCGCCGGCATCAGGGGCGCCGCCGCGTCCGCGGGATGTAGTGCTGCTGCTGGACCGCTCCCACAGCATGGCCGGATGGAAAATCGTTGCCGCGCGCCGGGTTTCGACGCGCATTGTCGATACGCTCAGCAGCACCGACCGGTTCGCGGTGCTGACCTTCGGCGACCGCATCGACCGTGCCGGCGGTCTAGCTGACGGGCTGGTCGAGGCCAGCGATCGGCACCGGTACCGGGCCATCGAGCACCTCGCCCGCGTCGACGCGCGCGGCGACACCGAACTGCTCGCGCCACTGCGGCAGGGTCTCTCCCTACTGCGGGGCTCGCAGGGACGTGACGCGGTGCTCGTCCTGATCACCGACGGGCAGGTCGGCAACGAGGATCAGCTGCTCCGCGAGCTATCGGACGAGCTGCAGCACGTGCGGGTGCACACGGTCGGCGTGGACCAGGCCGTCAACGCCGGTTTCCTGGACCGCCTGGCCAATATCGGCGGGGGACATTGCGAGCTGGTGGAAAGCGAGGACCGCCTCGACGAGGCAATGCACGCCATGCAACGTCGCATCGGCGCGCCGCTCGCGCACTCACTGGCACTGCACGCCGAAGGGCTGAACACCATCGCGGACACCGCAAGCCCGGTTCGGCTGCCCGATCTGCTTCCGGGAGTGCCGCTGGCGGTGACTGGGCGGTATCGGGGAAGCGCGACCGGCACACTCACCCTGCGCGGCACCACCGGCGATGGTGGGGACTGGTCGGTGACCGTCGCCGGACAGCGCCGCGAGGCCCCGGCCGTCACTGCCCACTGGGCGCGGGCCCACCTGCGCGACCTCGAGGACCGCTTCGCGGCGGCTGCCGGCGGTCTCCGGGAAGACCTGGAGAAGCGGATCGTCGACACGTCGTTGCGGTTCAACGTGCTGTCCAGGTTCACCGGGTACGTCGCCCTCGACAGCGAAGACAACCGGGTGGTCACCGAAGGGGAAGTGCAGCACCGCGTGATCCAACCCGTCGAGACGCCGGCCGGATGGGATCGGTGGCCGCCCCGAGGCAATGCCGGTGCCCGCGGGGCAGAGCCGGCGGCCAAGGCGCCGTCCGCCACCGCGTCGGCCGCGGTGGCGCGAACGATCAAGCTGCGCAACGCAATTGCGGTGGCCATCGCCGGCGTCGTGCTGGTCGGTCTCGGCTGGGCGTGGTCGCTCACCCGCGACGGGTTGCCCGTCACCGCCCGCGACTCGGGAGTGGCCGGCAAGCCTTCCGCAACAGCGGATGCAACCGCTCCCGGGACCAAAGGCGGCATCACCGAGAACACCTTGGCCGCACCAGAGGCGCCGGCACCGCCTCCGGACGGCACCTACAAGCGTGACATCGTCACCACCGGTTCGCTGCAGATGGTCGTCGCGGAGCCTGTTCAGCTGGCCGATCGGCTGGTCTCCGAGGTCACCGATGCCGGTGGGCGGGTGGACTCGCGTTCGGAGCGGTCCGGCACCTCTTCGCGGTCCGGGTCGCCGGTGGTCAATCTTGTGGTCCGCATTCCGGCAGACAAGCTCGACGCGGTGCTGGCCGACGTCAAGAAACTCGGGGCCGTCAGGTCGATGTCGATCAACCATGCCGACGTCACGTCGCAGCGCGTCGACCTCGATGCCCGCATCGAGGCATTACAGACCTCGGTCAATCGGCTGCTCGAGCTGATGCGCCGCGCGGACAACACCGCTGACCTGCTGGCCGCGGAGTCGTCGCTGACCCAACGACAGGCCGAGTTGGACTCGCTGCGGGCCCAGCGCGCCACACTTGGCGACCAGATTTCCTACGCGACGATCAACGTCAACATCTCCGCCGAACCGACCGTGACCCGGGTTGGTTTCCTCGGTGCGCTCGACCGCGGCTGGCACTCGGTGCTCTCGGCTGCCTACGGCATCATGCTGACGGCCGGGTTCCTGCTGCCGTGGTTGCCGGTGCTGGCCGTGCTGGTGTTGGCGGTCGTCTTGGTGCTGCGCCGCTGGTCATTCGCGCAAGCATCCGGTGCGGCCAGCGGTCCGACAACTCGCTCGTGA
- a CDS encoding MerR family transcriptional regulator: MAGRASWTLDELVRRVAVSLADSAYPGAPNGRVRELPDRRAVRWYTTAGLVDPPARQGRTAVYSPRHLLQIVAVKRRQAQGHSLAEIQAELAGATDATLRKVAAVPDAVMAQPEPSSQEAPVPGRRNRFWAAPPEAAAEPAAEPAAQGADTVTTLAAVHLPGGALLVLPAAPDEHDMDAIHTAARPLLELLADRGLLSGPPLDERSPS; the protein is encoded by the coding sequence ATGGCCGGGCGGGCGTCGTGGACGCTGGACGAGCTGGTGCGACGGGTCGCCGTCAGCCTGGCCGATTCCGCGTACCCGGGAGCGCCCAACGGGCGGGTCCGGGAGCTGCCCGATCGGCGGGCGGTGCGGTGGTACACGACGGCCGGACTCGTCGACCCGCCGGCCAGGCAGGGACGCACCGCGGTCTACAGCCCACGGCACCTGCTGCAGATAGTCGCGGTCAAGCGCCGTCAGGCGCAGGGCCATTCGCTCGCTGAGATCCAGGCCGAACTAGCCGGAGCGACCGACGCAACGCTGCGCAAGGTCGCCGCCGTCCCCGACGCAGTCATGGCGCAGCCGGAGCCGTCGTCACAGGAGGCACCGGTACCCGGTCGTCGAAACCGCTTCTGGGCCGCCCCGCCCGAAGCAGCGGCCGAACCAGCGGCCGAACCGGCTGCTCAGGGTGCTGACACTGTCACCACGTTGGCCGCCGTCCACCTGCCCGGCGGGGCACTGTTGGTGCTGCCGGCCGCACCCGACGAACACGATATGGACGCGATCCATACCGCCGCTCGGCCACTGCTCGAGCTGCTGGCCGACCGTGGCTTGCTGTCAGGCCCGCCCCTCGATGAACGGAGCCCATCATGA